In one window of Brenneria goodwinii DNA:
- a CDS encoding UTRA domain-containing protein, whose translation MMKRSAAMPFQGKPYPMYEQIAAVLKREIADISISLVPANHRYATLLELKPGTPLLSMYRTSGLSNNRIAERTQFLIRPDEYEFVWQVSGMTASTMRLARIRQR comes from the coding sequence ATGATGAAGAGATCCGCCGCTATGCCATTCCAGGGAAAACCCTATCCGATGTATGAACAAATCGCCGCCGTATTGAAACGCGAAATCGCCGACATCAGCATCAGCCTGGTGCCGGCTAATCATAGGTACGCGACGCTGCTGGAATTGAAGCCGGGCACGCCCTTACTGTCGATGTATCGCACCTCCGGCCTGTCCAATAACCGCATCGCCGAACGTACCCAGTTTCTTATCCGTCCGGATGAGTACGAGTTTGTGTGGCAGGTCAGCGGGATGACCGCCTCAACGATGCGGCTGGCGCGGATTCGGCAACGTTGA
- a CDS encoding FCD domain-containing protein, protein MATIVDIYRVRRLVECQALARSYPMHPAVEKMRQAVEQARVCRQRRDWMGIGTANMAFHTAIVELADSQRLNTFYRHVSAELRLAFDLLDDPEHLHVPYIEMNAHILTLIESDKAAESADALASYLDQSERIILAAWSRRTA, encoded by the coding sequence ATGGCCACCATCGTGGATATCTACCGGGTGCGACGTCTGGTGGAGTGCCAGGCGCTGGCCCGGTCTTATCCCATGCATCCGGCGGTGGAAAAAATGCGCCAGGCGGTGGAACAGGCGCGCGTCTGCCGTCAACGCCGCGACTGGATGGGCATCGGCACCGCCAACATGGCGTTTCACACCGCCATCGTCGAATTGGCCGACAGCCAGCGGCTCAACACCTTCTACCGCCATGTCTCCGCCGAGCTGCGATTGGCGTTCGACCTGCTGGACGACCCCGAACACCTGCATGTGCCCTACATCGAAATGAACGCCCATATTCTGACGCTGATTGAATCGGATAAAGCTGCGGAATCCGCCGACGCGCTGGCGAGCTACCTCGACCAGTCGGAGCGGATAATTCTCGCCGCCTGGTCGCGGCGCACGGCATAA
- a CDS encoding ABC transporter substrate-binding protein, translating to MRNVIPNRLIKHVILLMAGASLLLSASLAWAEGRIRIAYQFGINELMLHVAKDQRLIEKRGEAQGLKIDVEWVQLAGGSEVSAHFANAPFQNEALKHPNIHKVVDSYELFGGPQTGIVVMGTQKFHDENPQTYMAFLHALEDAAAIVNSDRSAAASAYLRSTGSRLSLALVEEVVADPSVTFTVVPENSLKLLQFLHRVGQIKHKPKSWRDYFFPEIHDRDGS from the coding sequence ATGAGAAACGTCATCCCTAACAGATTGATCAAGCACGTCATTTTGCTGATGGCTGGCGCGTCACTATTGCTGTCGGCTTCCTTGGCATGGGCGGAAGGGCGGATTCGTATTGCTTACCAGTTTGGCATTAATGAATTGATGCTGCATGTCGCCAAGGATCAGCGACTGATAGAGAAGCGCGGCGAGGCGCAAGGGCTGAAAATCGACGTAGAGTGGGTGCAGCTTGCCGGCGGTTCGGAGGTCAGCGCGCATTTCGCTAACGCGCCTTTTCAGAACGAAGCGTTGAAACATCCCAATATTCATAAAGTTGTTGATTCATATGAGCTGTTTGGCGGCCCGCAGACCGGCATCGTGGTGATGGGCACGCAGAAATTTCATGATGAAAATCCTCAAACCTATATGGCCTTTCTGCATGCGCTGGAAGATGCGGCAGCGATCGTCAATTCCGATCGCAGCGCGGCCGCGTCGGCCTATCTGCGCAGTACCGGCTCCCGGCTCTCTCTTGCGCTGGTAGAAGAGGTGGTTGCAGATCCGAGCGTGACTTTTACCGTGGTGCCGGAAAACTCGCTGAAGCTGTTGCAGTTTTTACACCGGGTAGGGCAGATAAAACATAAGCCGAAATCCTGGCGTGATTACTTTTTTCCTGAAATCCACGACAGAGACGGCAGCTGA
- a CDS encoding aconitase X swivel domain-containing protein, whose amino-acid sequence MNQRNVISVNRAYGRVVEGEALISAEGFSPRYDLDRWSGVISRPGHALEGMNIRDKILFFPSAKGGIAAGWAFYDIKAKGFAPRALIFGVTNPVMVQGAIFADITITEGWDIDPASVLTTGDWVRVDPQKRAITVIGNRR is encoded by the coding sequence ATGAACCAGCGGAATGTAATTAGCGTTAATCGCGCCTATGGACGGGTTGTGGAGGGGGAAGCGCTGATTTCCGCAGAGGGATTTAGCCCGCGTTACGATTTGGATCGCTGGAGCGGCGTGATAAGCCGGCCGGGACATGCGCTTGAAGGCATGAACATTCGCGACAAGATCCTCTTTTTCCCTAGCGCCAAGGGCGGAATTGCCGCCGGGTGGGCATTTTATGACATCAAGGCAAAGGGATTCGCGCCCAGAGCGTTGATTTTCGGCGTCACCAACCCGGTAATGGTGCAGGGCGCGATCTTTGCCGATATCACTATTACCGAAGGCTGGGATATCGATCCCGCCTCGGTGTTGACGACGGGGGACTGGGTGCGCGTCGATCCGCAAAAGCGCGCTATTACGGTTATCGGCAACCGGCGGTAA
- the gap gene encoding type I glyceraldehyde-3-phosphate dehydrogenase, which produces MVNVGINGFGRIGRNVLRAALGNDDFRVVAINDLTDSKTLAHLLKYDSLSGTLPASVEAAEGKLIIDGEPVRVFSERDPRAIPWQSAGVDIVIEATGFFTDKAQAEVHITKGGAKRVIISAPGKNDDLTVVMGVNHDKYDPRHHTVVSNGSCTTNGLAPAALVLHQSFGIEYGLMNTTHAYTNSQALHDQPEKDLRGARAAALSIVPYSSGAAKAIGKVIPELDGRLTGYSLRVPVPVVSIVDLSVTLKREVTVDEVNAAFRRASESGPLKGILGYSDEPLVSSDYKGDPRSSIIDGLSTLVIGGNMVKILAWYDNEWGFSNRLIDLALWMEKKGL; this is translated from the coding sequence ATGGTCAATGTAGGTATTAACGGGTTCGGAAGAATCGGTCGCAATGTTCTGCGCGCCGCTTTAGGAAACGATGATTTCCGGGTCGTCGCCATCAACGACTTAACGGATAGCAAGACCCTGGCTCATCTCCTGAAATACGATTCGCTTTCAGGCACCTTGCCGGCCAGCGTCGAAGCCGCCGAGGGCAAATTGATTATTGACGGCGAGCCGGTGCGGGTTTTCTCGGAAAGGGATCCCCGCGCGATCCCATGGCAAAGCGCCGGCGTCGATATCGTGATTGAGGCCACCGGGTTCTTCACCGACAAGGCTCAGGCTGAGGTGCATATCACCAAAGGGGGAGCTAAGCGCGTTATCATCTCCGCGCCGGGCAAGAACGACGATCTCACCGTGGTGATGGGCGTGAATCATGATAAATACGATCCACGCCATCATACCGTCGTCAGCAACGGCAGTTGTACCACTAATGGTCTGGCGCCCGCGGCTTTAGTCCTTCATCAGTCTTTCGGCATCGAATATGGTTTGATGAATACCACGCATGCTTATACCAATAGCCAGGCGCTGCACGATCAGCCGGAAAAGGATCTGCGCGGCGCCAGAGCTGCGGCGCTGTCAATCGTTCCTTATTCCAGCGGCGCCGCTAAGGCGATCGGTAAAGTTATTCCGGAATTGGATGGCCGCCTGACGGGGTATTCGTTAAGGGTTCCGGTGCCGGTGGTTTCCATCGTCGATTTGTCGGTGACGTTGAAGCGTGAAGTGACGGTGGATGAAGTCAATGCCGCCTTTCGTCGCGCATCCGAGTCAGGCCCACTGAAGGGGATTCTCGGTTATAGCGACGAGCCGCTGGTATCGAGCGATTACAAAGGCGATCCGCGTTCGTCGATTATTGACGGTCTGTCCACGCTGGTGATTGGCGGCAACATGGTCAAGATCCTCGCCTGGTATGACAACGAATGGGGTTTTTCCAACCGTCTTATCGATCTGGCGCTGTGGATGGAAAAAAAAGGATTGTAA
- a CDS encoding TetR family transcriptional regulator codes for MAWDTEGTKRRILEAAVIEFARLGPDGTTVEKIAKSAGANKERIYNYFGDKRELFTTVLRSELAKVAQAVPVTSFSAEDIGEYAGRVYDYHCEHPELSRLMRWEGLTFDGEVPDEALRREYYGYKIQAVADGQRQGTVTHALEPDHLAFLILALAGWWSAVPQVARMFTGRDDAEEHTRRRASVVEAARRLASAP; via the coding sequence ATGGCCTGGGATACCGAAGGGACGAAACGCAGGATTCTGGAAGCCGCGGTGATCGAGTTCGCCCGCCTTGGACCCGATGGCACCACGGTCGAGAAGATCGCCAAGTCGGCAGGGGCGAACAAGGAGCGTATCTACAACTACTTCGGCGACAAGCGTGAACTGTTTACCACCGTGCTGCGCAGCGAACTGGCGAAGGTCGCACAGGCGGTGCCGGTCACATCCTTCTCCGCCGAGGACATCGGTGAATACGCTGGCCGCGTTTACGACTATCATTGCGAACATCCCGAACTGAGCCGGCTAATGCGCTGGGAAGGTTTGACCTTCGATGGCGAGGTGCCCGATGAAGCGCTACGGCGCGAGTACTACGGCTATAAGATCCAGGCCGTGGCTGACGGGCAACGCCAGGGAACGGTCACGCACGCGCTGGAACCGGATCACCTGGCGTTTCTGATACTGGCCTTGGCGGGTTGGTGGTCGGCGGTGCCGCAAGTGGCGCGGATGTTCACTGGCCGCGACGATGCTGAAGAACATACCAGGCGCCGCGCCTCCGTCGTCGAGGCCGCCCGACGCTTGGCGTCGGCGCCGTGA
- a CDS encoding aconitase X — protein MELTHDEQAMLNGESGPVLQDALKLQLAIGEFWGARRFVAVSNVHMMGDIEVLGDAGKNFLERVAASAAKAICPTSTNARCVDFRLADRLRQDPREVAKETQVIRLLRDMEITTVDTCINYQTIYQPHFGEHIAWGDTGTVIYANSVLGARSNFEAGPAALAAALTGRTAEYGFHLDAHRKGNLQVQIDFAPQDLADWGAIGKVVGEANQNYFTVPVFTGIQRRISSDELKHLGASLASYGSMGMYHIVGITPEARTIDEAFGGNRPAQTIRITRQCIERVYDSYDDGGQALNLVVFSAPQLSVHEMKYLAELFRGRRVRADTQVFITTSNGVRSHAGQLGYLQTLEEAGVLILEGVCFYILQNLPQMREQNGWHNIVTNSAKLANIIRAHKFNSILRRTRECVAIATEGV, from the coding sequence ATGGAATTAACCCACGATGAACAGGCCATGCTGAATGGTGAAAGCGGCCCGGTTTTGCAGGATGCGCTGAAGTTACAACTGGCGATTGGCGAGTTCTGGGGCGCCCGGCGTTTTGTCGCCGTGTCGAATGTACACATGATGGGGGATATTGAAGTATTGGGCGATGCCGGGAAAAACTTTCTTGAACGGGTGGCGGCGAGCGCGGCAAAAGCCATCTGCCCGACATCAACCAATGCCCGCTGCGTGGATTTCCGTCTGGCCGATCGGTTGCGCCAGGATCCGCGCGAAGTTGCTAAAGAGACGCAGGTGATCCGCCTGCTGCGCGATATGGAAATCACCACCGTCGATACCTGCATCAACTATCAAACTATATATCAGCCTCATTTCGGGGAACATATCGCCTGGGGCGATACCGGCACGGTGATTTACGCCAACTCGGTGCTGGGCGCCCGCAGTAATTTTGAAGCCGGGCCTGCCGCGCTGGCGGCGGCGCTGACCGGACGGACGGCGGAATACGGTTTTCATCTTGATGCGCACCGCAAGGGAAACCTGCAGGTGCAGATAGATTTTGCGCCGCAGGATCTGGCCGACTGGGGCGCGATCGGCAAAGTGGTGGGCGAAGCGAACCAGAACTATTTCACCGTTCCGGTTTTCACCGGCATTCAGCGCCGGATTTCATCGGATGAACTTAAGCATCTGGGGGCGTCGCTGGCGTCGTACGGATCGATGGGCATGTACCACATCGTCGGCATTACGCCGGAGGCCAGAACCATCGATGAGGCATTCGGCGGCAACCGGCCGGCACAGACGATACGCATCACCCGCCAGTGCATCGAGCGCGTCTACGACAGCTATGACGACGGCGGTCAGGCGCTGAATCTGGTGGTTTTTTCCGCCCCGCAGTTATCCGTGCATGAGATGAAATATTTGGCGGAGCTGTTTCGCGGCCGGCGGGTAAGGGCGGATACCCAGGTATTTATTACCACCAGCAATGGCGTCAGAAGCCATGCGGGCCAACTCGGCTATCTGCAAACGCTGGAAGAGGCCGGCGTGCTGATTTTGGAGGGCGTATGCTTTTATATCCTGCAAAATCTGCCGCAAATGCGTGAACAGAACGGCTGGCACAATATTGTCACCAACTCGGCCAAGCTGGCCAATATCATCAGAGCCCATAAGTTTAATTCCATTTTGCGCCGCACCAGGGAGTGCGTCGCTATCGCCACCGAGGGCGTTTGA
- a CDS encoding substrate-binding domain-containing protein — protein sequence MSSLPSKSMSSAAEVARLAGVSRSAVSRTFTPGSSVSAETRRKVLAAAEALNYHVNHLARGLSKEACRPVCILGGNLSAPYQASLLDQITRRLHQAQRAVMVINTDGGEESSDAALRQTLNYRAAATIVLSGKPQASLIETCLQSGQQVILINRMGQFAGADNIEIDYASTMAEAYHTLRQAGCRHIALVSSIDRSPSMVIRETKFLEAAGHAQQACRLIRPGTTCYATGAAAARKLLADPNRPDGVFCVTDLIACGFIDVARHEFGLRIPEDICVIGFDDIEQAGWVGYQLTTFSQPLADMTNAIIALLLPSSTPRVPGKRLFQAPLVWRKTVHSE from the coding sequence ATGTCTTCTTTACCGAGTAAAAGTATGTCCAGCGCAGCGGAAGTGGCGCGACTGGCCGGAGTTTCCCGTTCGGCGGTTTCGCGCACCTTTACCCCCGGCAGCAGCGTGTCGGCCGAAACGCGCCGCAAAGTGCTGGCCGCCGCCGAAGCGCTTAACTACCACGTTAACCACCTGGCGCGCGGCCTGTCCAAAGAGGCTTGCCGTCCGGTATGTATCCTCGGCGGTAATCTCAGCGCCCCTTACCAGGCAAGTCTGCTTGACCAGATCACCCGGCGTCTGCATCAGGCGCAGCGCGCGGTCATGGTAATCAATACCGATGGCGGGGAAGAAAGCTCGGATGCCGCGCTGCGTCAGACTCTCAACTACCGCGCCGCCGCCACCATTGTACTCTCGGGCAAGCCGCAGGCGTCGCTGATTGAAACCTGCCTGCAAAGCGGTCAGCAGGTCATACTGATTAACCGTATGGGGCAGTTTGCGGGCGCCGACAACATCGAGATCGACTACGCCTCGACGATGGCGGAGGCTTATCACACGCTGCGCCAGGCGGGTTGTCGGCACATCGCGCTCGTTTCCTCCATCGACCGATCGCCCAGTATGGTCATCCGGGAAACGAAATTTCTCGAAGCCGCCGGTCATGCCCAGCAAGCGTGCCGATTAATCCGTCCGGGAACCACCTGTTATGCCACCGGCGCCGCCGCCGCACGGAAACTGCTTGCGGACCCAAACCGGCCGGACGGCGTATTTTGCGTGACCGACCTGATTGCCTGCGGTTTTATCGATGTTGCGCGTCATGAGTTTGGTCTGCGTATTCCCGAGGATATCTGCGTCATCGGTTTTGATGACATCGAACAGGCCGGCTGGGTCGGCTATCAGCTGACAACCTTTTCCCAACCGCTGGCTGATATGACGAACGCCATCATCGCGCTACTGCTTCCCTCATCAACGCCGCGCGTGCCGGGTAAACGCCTATTTCAGGCGCCGCTGGTATGGCGTAAAACGGTGCATTCGGAATGA
- a CDS encoding GlxA family transcriptional regulator encodes MHTFLIIVPDGGMLFEAAGVADILMQANRLQPADIHQPLYQVTIATTQPHKVVHGMSGLNLLADQRLSDLDPGMQRDTIMITGRGVTEEERADVAAWVRQAAPYARRIVSVCGGALLLAQTGLLDGKRATTHWRLLDTLQTDFPKVKVERGPIYVQDGSVWTSAGVSSGFDLTLALVENDYGFPLARDVAQDLVMFLRRPGGQSQFSRYLLNQAKRPGPIRDLQFWILANLADDLSVDKLAERIAMSPRNFTRVFTREVGTPPARYVEEVRLDAARQLLEQSTDGIEKVAAAVGFGSSLNLRRVFERNLQLTPTEYRERFHARSFGVN; translated from the coding sequence ATGCACACCTTTTTAATCATTGTCCCCGACGGGGGAATGTTATTCGAAGCCGCGGGCGTCGCCGACATTTTGATGCAGGCGAACCGTTTGCAGCCGGCGGATATTCATCAGCCGCTCTACCAGGTGACGATCGCCACCACCCAACCTCATAAAGTGGTCCATGGAATGTCGGGGTTAAATCTTCTGGCGGATCAGCGTCTGTCGGATCTCGACCCTGGGATGCAGCGCGACACCATCATGATCACGGGCAGAGGCGTGACCGAGGAAGAGCGAGCCGATGTCGCGGCTTGGGTTCGCCAAGCCGCCCCTTACGCCAGACGTATCGTTTCCGTCTGTGGCGGCGCGTTACTGCTTGCGCAGACGGGGCTGCTTGATGGAAAACGCGCTACCACCCATTGGCGTTTGCTGGACACGTTGCAAACGGACTTCCCCAAGGTAAAAGTCGAAAGAGGGCCGATTTACGTTCAGGATGGATCGGTATGGACCTCCGCTGGGGTCAGTTCGGGCTTCGATCTTACTCTGGCGCTGGTCGAAAACGATTATGGTTTTCCTCTGGCGCGCGATGTGGCGCAAGATCTCGTCATGTTCCTGCGCAGGCCCGGCGGACAGTCTCAGTTCAGCCGTTACCTGCTCAATCAGGCCAAAAGGCCGGGGCCGATCCGTGACCTGCAGTTTTGGATCCTGGCGAATCTGGCCGACGATTTATCCGTCGACAAACTGGCCGAACGGATTGCCATGAGTCCGCGTAACTTCACGCGCGTGTTTACGCGTGAAGTGGGGACGCCGCCGGCCAGGTATGTGGAAGAGGTGCGTTTGGACGCGGCGCGCCAGCTTCTGGAGCAAAGCACGGATGGGATTGAGAAGGTTGCCGCCGCCGTCGGATTTGGCAGTAGCCTCAATCTACGCCGCGTTTTTGAAAGAAACCTACAGCTGACCCCGACGGAATACCGTGAGCGATTCCATGCGCGAAGTTTTGGCGTAAATTGA
- a CDS encoding M14 family metallopeptidase, translating into MVAMSGVATNTPRFGSCFSNEDLYFSLLEFFQKKSGRPLGDRGLRPGQIVPEIVKSEGDVSVCVAVRPLTTAFFDGADQSIDKAVEPPAARQIVQLLAEIGGEAFHARSRSGRVSSARYIAGSDAAVMISGGQHPNETTGIVGAIRAARKLAEKPGAHFTISPLENPDGYALHQRLRIDNPRHMHHAARYTALGDDLEYRTRENAGVYLNEKEIRFKAQALSGAKLHVNLHGYPSHEWTRPLSGYVPHNFAMWTLPKGFFLVVRHHQGWEQQAEMLLDRLTRHLSAIPGLLDYNNRQIALYEIHAGETGFQIVNGFPCLCSVDDRHDVPMTLITEYPDETIYGEDFIAGHTVQMETVVAAYKIWQTLQAHIA; encoded by the coding sequence ATGGTGGCCATGTCCGGCGTGGCGACAAATACCCCGCGGTTCGGCTCATGTTTCAGCAATGAAGATCTCTATTTCTCGCTGCTGGAGTTTTTCCAGAAGAAATCGGGCAGGCCGCTCGGCGACCGTGGTTTACGGCCTGGTCAAATCGTGCCGGAAATCGTCAAAAGCGAAGGAGATGTGTCGGTCTGCGTCGCTGTCCGGCCGCTAACCACCGCCTTTTTTGACGGCGCCGACCAGTCGATCGATAAGGCGGTTGAACCGCCCGCGGCGCGGCAGATCGTACAACTGCTGGCCGAGATCGGCGGGGAAGCGTTCCATGCCCGCTCACGATCGGGCCGGGTGTCGTCGGCGCGCTATATCGCCGGCAGTGACGCCGCGGTCATGATTAGCGGCGGTCAGCATCCGAACGAAACAACCGGCATCGTTGGCGCAATTCGCGCCGCCCGCAAACTGGCGGAAAAACCCGGCGCGCATTTCACCATCTCGCCGCTTGAGAATCCGGATGGATATGCGCTGCATCAGCGCCTGCGCATCGATAATCCGCGCCATATGCACCACGCCGCCCGTTATACGGCTCTCGGCGACGATTTGGAGTACCGCACCCGCGAGAATGCCGGCGTCTATCTCAACGAGAAGGAAATACGTTTCAAGGCGCAGGCATTGAGCGGCGCGAAGCTGCATGTCAATCTGCACGGCTATCCCTCGCACGAATGGACGCGTCCGCTATCAGGTTATGTGCCGCACAATTTCGCCATGTGGACCCTGCCTAAGGGCTTCTTTTTGGTCGTTCGGCACCACCAGGGGTGGGAACAGCAGGCTGAAATGCTATTGGACCGTTTGACGCGTCATCTGAGCGCGATCCCCGGACTTCTCGACTACAATAATCGGCAGATTGCCCTTTACGAAATTCATGCCGGCGAAACCGGTTTCCAAATTGTCAATGGCTTCCCCTGTTTGTGCTCCGTGGATGACCGGCATGATGTGCCCATGACGCTGATCACCGAGTATCCGGACGAAACGATTTACGGCGAGGATTTCATCGCCGGGCATACCGTACAGATGGAAACCGTCGTGGCGGCCTATAAGATATGGCAGACGCTGCAGGCGCATATCGCCTGA